One genomic window of Pseudoxanthomonas sp. includes the following:
- the cydX gene encoding cytochrome bd-I oxidase subunit CydX, with the protein MWYFAWILGVSMAAFFAILNGMWFEMRDDLRKARPPVK; encoded by the coding sequence ATGTGGTATTTCGCCTGGATTCTCGGCGTGAGCATGGCCGCCTTCTTCGCCATCCTCAACGGCATGTGGTTCGAGATGCGCGACGACCTGCGCAAGGCACGACCGCCGGTTAAATGA
- the cydB gene encoding cytochrome d ubiquinol oxidase subunit II: MDTIPLDYETLRFIWWLLLGILLIGFAVMDGFDLGVATLLPAVARTDRERRLVINVVGPVWEGNQVWLILGGGAIFAAFPALYAVSFSGFYLAMFLILLALILRPVGFKFRSKVEHATWRAVWDWVLFGAGLVPALVFGVAMGNVLVGAPFQFDDALRPVYHGDLLGLLMPFPLLCGLVSVAMLVTHGAGMLVMKTSGEIAARARRFGAIAGVATALLFAAAGVWLAFGMTGYQVVGALDHAGPSDPLAKQVALSAGAWMANYSAMPWTWIFPVLGVAGALLAAVLLRAGRELPAFLASGMAIAAIILTEGVAVFPFLLPSSLDPRSSLTVWDASSSHMTLFIMLVATAVFLPIIIAYTAWVYRVLRGKVTDDSLSSNPNAY; this comes from the coding sequence ATGGACACGATTCCCCTTGATTACGAAACCCTGCGCTTCATCTGGTGGCTGCTGCTGGGCATCCTGCTGATCGGCTTTGCGGTGATGGATGGCTTCGACCTGGGCGTGGCGACGCTACTGCCAGCCGTGGCCCGCACCGATCGCGAACGCCGGCTGGTGATCAACGTCGTCGGCCCGGTGTGGGAAGGCAACCAGGTCTGGCTGATCCTGGGCGGCGGCGCGATCTTCGCCGCGTTCCCGGCCCTGTATGCGGTCAGCTTCTCCGGCTTCTACCTGGCGATGTTCCTGATCCTGCTCGCGCTGATCCTGCGCCCGGTCGGCTTCAAGTTCCGCAGCAAGGTCGAACATGCCACCTGGCGCGCGGTCTGGGACTGGGTGCTGTTCGGCGCCGGCCTGGTTCCGGCGCTGGTATTTGGCGTGGCGATGGGCAACGTGCTGGTCGGTGCGCCGTTCCAGTTCGACGATGCGCTGCGGCCCGTCTATCACGGCGATCTGCTCGGCCTGCTGATGCCGTTCCCGCTGCTGTGCGGGCTGGTCAGCGTGGCGATGCTGGTCACCCATGGCGCAGGCATGCTGGTGATGAAGACCAGCGGCGAGATCGCCGCGCGGGCACGCCGCTTCGGCGCGATTGCCGGCGTCGCCACGGCGCTGCTGTTCGCTGCCGCGGGTGTCTGGCTGGCCTTCGGCATGACCGGTTATCAGGTGGTCGGTGCGCTGGACCATGCTGGCCCATCCGACCCGCTGGCCAAGCAGGTGGCGCTGTCGGCGGGCGCCTGGATGGCCAACTACAGCGCGATGCCGTGGACCTGGATCTTCCCGGTGCTGGGCGTGGCTGGTGCATTGCTGGCTGCGGTGCTGCTGCGGGCCGGGCGCGAACTGCCGGCGTTCCTGGCCTCGGGCATGGCCATTGCGGCGATCATCCTGACCGAAGGCGTAGCGGTATTTCCTTTCCTGTTGCCGTCCTCGCTGGACCCCAGGTCCAGCTTGACCGTGTGGGACGCCTCGTCCAGCCACATGACGCTGTTCATCATGCTGGTGGCCACCGCGGTCTTCCTGCCGATCATCATTGCCTACACCGCCTGGGTGTATCGCGTGCTGCGCGGCAAGGTCACCGACGACAGCCTGTCCAGCAATCCCAACGCGTACTGA
- the cydD gene encoding thiol reductant ABC exporter subunit CydD, whose product MPAVPPLPIAQQLQALTAPVRARLRLAGTAIVLAGCGLAAQAGLIALAAQRILVDHQPVVAVLPLLIGLLAVGAARALLNWAARRLADTAVECLRHQLRLSVVRRLQARGPLWLRRQRAGALAELPGTHVDALDGYVGGFLLAQMEITWVPLALLVAVFWMDRIVGSILLLTLPLIPIFMALVGWGAQAASDRQLAALTRMGAHFADRLRGLGLIRLYGRAASELEGIRVAADGVREGSLKVLRIAFLSSAVLEFFASMGVAMVALYLGLSYLGMISLRGAPLDLATGLFCLLLAPEVYAPLRRLAAHYHDRANALAAIAQIDATLGEAAAEDAIATTTPVQAALPEGVCVQARALRLRHANAVTPVLKDLSFDLQTGQQLALAGPSGCGKSTLLEALAGWLAPDDGRLLHSHGLRIGYASQRPHLFCGSIADNLRIAAPQASDAQLQAAAEAAQVMAFAHALPQGLDTRIGEGGFGLSGGQARRVALARVLLQDPQLLLLDEPTAFLDADTEARLLDALLHFAHGRTLVIATHSEAVMQRIGQVLWLPDGQQRPLRRAA is encoded by the coding sequence ATGCCCGCCGTCCCGCCGCTGCCCATCGCCCAGCAACTGCAGGCACTGACCGCTCCGGTCCGTGCCCGGCTGCGGCTGGCGGGCACCGCCATCGTGCTGGCCGGCTGCGGGCTGGCGGCGCAGGCCGGACTGATCGCACTGGCCGCACAACGGATTCTGGTGGACCACCAGCCCGTCGTCGCGGTGCTGCCACTGCTCATCGGCCTGTTGGCCGTGGGAGCGGCGCGGGCCCTGCTGAACTGGGCCGCGCGCCGGCTGGCCGATACCGCGGTGGAGTGCCTGCGCCACCAGTTGCGCCTGTCGGTGGTACGGCGCCTGCAGGCCCGCGGCCCGCTGTGGCTGCGCCGCCAGCGCGCGGGCGCATTGGCCGAACTACCCGGCACGCATGTCGATGCGCTGGATGGCTACGTCGGCGGCTTCCTGCTGGCACAGATGGAAATCACCTGGGTGCCGCTGGCCCTGCTGGTGGCGGTGTTCTGGATGGACCGCATCGTCGGGTCGATCCTGCTGCTGACGCTGCCCTTGATCCCGATCTTCATGGCGCTGGTCGGCTGGGGCGCGCAGGCCGCCAGCGACCGCCAGCTGGCAGCGCTGACCCGCATGGGCGCGCACTTCGCCGACCGCCTGCGCGGGTTAGGCCTGATCCGTCTGTACGGCCGCGCGGCGAGCGAGCTGGAAGGCATCCGCGTGGCCGCCGACGGCGTGCGCGAAGGCAGCCTGAAGGTGTTGCGCATCGCTTTCCTGTCATCGGCGGTGCTTGAGTTCTTCGCCTCGATGGGCGTGGCGATGGTGGCGCTGTATCTGGGCCTGAGCTACCTGGGCATGATCAGCCTGCGCGGCGCGCCGCTGGACCTGGCGACCGGCCTGTTCTGCCTGCTGCTGGCGCCGGAAGTCTACGCACCGCTGCGTCGGCTGGCCGCGCATTACCATGACCGCGCCAACGCACTGGCGGCAATCGCCCAGATCGATGCCACCCTGGGTGAAGCAGCTGCGGAGGATGCCATCGCTACAACCACTCCGGTGCAGGCAGCACTGCCCGAAGGCGTCTGTGTGCAGGCGCGCGCACTGCGCCTGCGTCACGCCAACGCCGTCACGCCGGTGCTGAAAGACCTGTCGTTCGACCTGCAGACGGGCCAGCAACTCGCGCTGGCCGGGCCCAGTGGCTGCGGCAAGAGCACCCTGCTGGAAGCCCTCGCCGGCTGGCTTGCACCCGATGACGGGCGACTGCTGCACAGTCATGGCCTGCGCATCGGTTACGCCTCGCAGCGGCCACATCTATTCTGCGGATCGATCGCCGACAATCTGCGCATCGCCGCGCCACAAGCCAGCGATGCGCAGCTGCAGGCCGCCGCCGAGGCTGCACAGGTCATGGCCTTTGCCCACGCCCTGCCGCAGGGACTGGACACGCGCATCGGCGAGGGTGGCTTCGGCCTGTCCGGCGGCCAGGCCCGGCGCGTCGCGTTGGCCCGCGTGCTGCTGCAGGACCCACAGCTGTTGCTGCTGGACGAACCGACCGCCTTCCTGGATGCCGACACCGAAGCACGCCTGCTCGACGCACTGCTGCACTTCGCACATGGCCGCACGCTGGTCATCGCTACCCACAGCGAAGCGGTGATGCAGCGCATTGGCCAGGTGCTGTGGCTACCCGATGGTCAGCAGCGACCGCTGCGGAGAGCGGCATGA
- the cydC gene encoding thiol reductant ABC exporter subunit CydC translates to MNALLTVHRRGIALTLLLLTVTLLAGTALLGLAGHFLTAAALAGVGALGFNLFGPSAGIRGLTFVRILSRYGEKLIGHDVTLRIGRDLRLDFFRRALPLAPLGLGKLRTGDLLSQLVSDIERVEGGLVRAVGPLFALALLSLIACAVAAFALPSVGLTLLMACVLLAGLLPWLTTRGAPAQEQAREQARATLRADVLDAVQGATDLAALHAGDTWFARIETASRQLADSERQRKRRLAIGTLAHGVVTAATLASVLGLLLEAAASNTLTTPAAAGLFFMTVATLEACAGASLAWRELQAARGASRRLDATVSAPPAVADPVAPIDVPTHALLELQDVGFHWDGTRQQVLDGVNLHIAPGQRIAISGDSGAGKSSLLALLLRLCDPDAGQLRYDGIDVRRFAQADWHRQIAWLPQEAPVFAGSIRDNLLLGDAHADDAALWQVLAQVRLDDLVRDLPAQLDAWIGEHGRTLSAGQARRIALARALLRDVPILILDEPTEGLDVDTAQALLTDLAHASAGRSVILISHDVLPPGIVDQHYLLLDGRLRPAN, encoded by the coding sequence ATGAACGCATTGCTGACCGTGCACCGCCGCGGCATCGCGCTGACGCTGCTGTTGCTCACCGTGACCCTGCTGGCCGGCACCGCGCTGCTGGGATTGGCCGGGCATTTCCTGACCGCGGCAGCGCTGGCCGGCGTGGGCGCGCTGGGCTTCAACCTGTTCGGCCCCTCGGCCGGCATCCGCGGGCTGACCTTCGTGCGCATCCTGTCGCGCTATGGCGAAAAACTGATCGGCCATGATGTGACCCTGCGCATCGGCCGCGACCTGCGCCTGGACTTCTTCCGTCGTGCGTTGCCCTTGGCGCCGCTGGGCCTGGGCAAGCTGCGCACGGGCGATCTGCTATCGCAGTTGGTGAGCGACATCGAACGGGTCGAAGGCGGCCTGGTGCGCGCGGTCGGCCCATTGTTCGCGCTGGCCCTGCTCAGCCTGATCGCCTGTGCCGTCGCCGCATTCGCGTTGCCATCGGTGGGATTGACGCTGCTGATGGCCTGCGTGCTGCTGGCCGGCCTGCTGCCGTGGCTGACCACGCGCGGTGCCCCTGCCCAGGAACAAGCGCGCGAACAAGCCCGCGCCACGCTCCGCGCCGATGTGCTGGACGCCGTGCAGGGCGCCACCGACCTGGCCGCGCTACACGCAGGCGACACCTGGTTCGCGCGCATCGAGACGGCCAGCCGACAGCTCGCCGACAGCGAACGTCAACGCAAGCGACGCCTGGCCATCGGCACGCTCGCCCACGGCGTCGTCACCGCCGCCACCCTGGCCAGCGTGCTTGGCCTGCTGCTGGAAGCTGCTGCCAGCAACACACTGACCACGCCTGCGGCCGCCGGCCTGTTCTTCATGACCGTGGCCACGCTGGAAGCGTGTGCGGGCGCTTCGCTGGCCTGGCGCGAGCTGCAGGCCGCGCGTGGCGCATCACGCCGACTGGACGCCACCGTGTCCGCACCGCCAGCCGTAGCCGATCCGGTCGCGCCCATCGATGTCCCGACACATGCGCTGCTGGAACTGCAGGACGTCGGCTTCCATTGGGATGGCACGCGCCAGCAGGTGCTCGATGGCGTCAACCTGCACATCGCGCCAGGCCAGCGCATTGCAATCAGCGGCGACAGCGGTGCGGGCAAGAGCTCACTGCTGGCGCTGCTGCTGCGCCTGTGCGACCCCGATGCCGGGCAACTGCGCTATGACGGCATCGACGTGCGTCGCTTCGCGCAGGCCGATTGGCACCGGCAGATCGCCTGGTTGCCGCAGGAGGCACCGGTGTTCGCCGGCAGCATCCGCGACAACCTGCTGCTGGGCGATGCCCATGCCGACGATGCAGCGCTGTGGCAGGTGCTGGCACAGGTGCGGCTGGACGATCTGGTGCGCGATCTTCCCGCGCAACTTGATGCATGGATCGGCGAACACGGACGCACGCTCTCCGCCGGCCAGGCCCGTCGCATCGCCCTGGCCCGCGCCTTGCTGCGCGATGTGCCAATCCTGATCCTGGACGAGCCAACCGAAGGCCTGGATGTCGACACCGCCCAGGCCTTGCTGACCGACCTGGCCCACGCCAGCGCCGGTCGCAGCGTGATCCTGATCAGCCATGACGTCCTGCCCCCCGGCATCGTCGACCAACACTACCTGCTGCTGGACGGCAGGCTACGACCGGCCAACTGA
- a CDS encoding DUF6694 family lipoprotein yields the protein MKIRRTWAVLCLAAIVGVAQAREPVRIDASSEQAANNSFKKMMKALPQNKQSALAAAILQLNLAGVNSAYDVVGNPSLQSLSAGRIKDRIAGFSADEIITLSQAAPDVTTKVEIQETPALAPPPAI from the coding sequence ATGAAGATCAGAAGGACCTGGGCGGTGCTGTGCCTGGCAGCGATCGTGGGCGTGGCGCAAGCGCGCGAGCCGGTGCGCATTGATGCAAGTTCCGAGCAGGCTGCAAACAACAGTTTCAAAAAAATGATGAAGGCGCTTCCGCAGAACAAGCAGAGCGCGCTCGCCGCCGCGATACTTCAACTCAATCTTGCTGGCGTCAACAGCGCATACGACGTCGTCGGTAACCCGTCACTGCAATCCTTGTCTGCAGGGCGCATCAAGGATCGCATCGCTGGTTTTTCGGCCGACGAGATCATCACGCTGTCCCAGGCTGCGCCTGATGTGACGACCAAGGTCGAAATTCAGGAAACCCCTGCGCTAGCTCCGCCGCCAGCCATCTAA
- a CDS encoding helix-turn-helix domain-containing protein, with translation MSSLRIHRNISGPDTAEPDVSARSAAGHGCRVCLVRHLAVCTALPAEQAGALEELAGDLQLRAGELLAREGEPRRYVFTVQTGALRRTRTLADGRRLVAGFLMPGDYIGFSNSTHYRHTFEAITDSRLCAVSHDGMRTLCATYHGLEHELMQRACIELDATRDKLMALARMTPPERLAGFLQDMARRRQRQGQDDAVVELPMTRTDIADYLGLTIETVSRCFTKLRGEGLIATPDPHTVQLLDRTRLETLAAAG, from the coding sequence ATGAGCAGCCTGCGTATCCATCGCAATATCTCCGGCCCGGACACGGCCGAACCGGACGTGTCGGCGCGATCGGCCGCCGGCCATGGCTGCCGCGTCTGCCTGGTTCGACATCTGGCCGTGTGCACCGCGCTGCCGGCCGAACAGGCCGGTGCCCTCGAAGAGCTTGCTGGCGACCTGCAGCTGCGTGCCGGTGAGCTGCTGGCACGCGAAGGCGAGCCGCGGCGCTACGTGTTCACCGTGCAGACCGGCGCCCTGCGCCGCACCCGCACCCTGGCCGACGGCCGTCGGCTGGTGGCCGGCTTCCTGATGCCGGGCGACTACATCGGCTTCAGCAACTCCACCCATTACCGCCACACCTTCGAGGCGATCACCGACAGTCGCCTGTGCGCGGTGTCCCACGACGGCATGCGCACCCTGTGCGCGACCTATCACGGGCTGGAACATGAGCTGATGCAGCGCGCCTGCATCGAGCTGGATGCCACCCGCGACAAGCTGATGGCGCTGGCGCGGATGACGCCACCGGAGCGCCTGGCCGGCTTCCTGCAGGACATGGCCCGGCGCCGCCAACGCCAGGGCCAGGACGACGCCGTGGTCGAGCTGCCGATGACCCGCACCGACATCGCCGACTACCTGGGTCTGACTATCGAAACGGTGAGCCGCTGCTTCACCAAGCTGCGCGGCGAGGGTCTGATCGCCACGCCCGATCCGCACACCGTGCAGCTGCTGGATCGGACGCGACTGGAGACGCTGGCCGCAGCTGGGTGA